From Carya illinoinensis cultivar Pawnee chromosome 5, C.illinoinensisPawnee_v1, whole genome shotgun sequence, one genomic window encodes:
- the LOC122310605 gene encoding pentatricopeptide repeat-containing protein At1g05670, mitochondrial — translation MSKCSISFSDHRFRLVSYQSLLGIASNYFPLVCFKRCLSQGCPTLCSTDNRPFPDYSPKKPTIRDSEFVHQISTAIKLRRSEPLRHILKPYESKLRPDHLIWVLMNIKNDYKLVLDFFDWACLRRDPTLEARCIVVQIAVASKDLKKAHALICDFWAKPNRDISFSYSQFVERLIYTYKDWGSDPYVFDIFFQVLVEAGMFNEAGRFFEKLLNFGLVVSTDSCNLFLTRLSINSDGIEMAIKVFNEYPEVGVCWNAASYNIIIHSLCQLEKIKEAHKLLLQMELRGCMPDVVSYSTIICGYCHVGELQKVLKLIEEMKIKGLKPNPYTYNSLILLLCKTGKLVEAEKVFREMINQGIVPDNVVYTTLVSGFCKLGNVPTAYRLFDEMRTRKIVPDSITYTAIIHGFCLTGKMMEAVKLFHEMVSRGFEPDEVTYTALIDGYCKAGEMKEAFDLHNQMVQRGLTPNVVTYTALADGLCKRGELDTANELLHEMSQKGLQLNIYTYNSIINGLCKAGKLAQAVNLMKEMEVAGFHPDTFTFTTLMDTYCKMGEMAKAHELLREMLDRGLQPTVVTFNVLMNGFCMSGMLEDGERLLKWMLEKGIMPNATTFNCLMKQYCIRNNMRATTEIYKSMGAQRVMPDNNTYNILIKGHCKARNMKEAWFLHREMVEKGFNVAASSYNALIRGFHKRKKFMEARELFEEMRKHGLTAEREIYNIFVDMNFEEGKMEFTLELCDEAIEKCLVDTAKNETT, via the coding sequence ATGAGCAAGTGCTCCATCTCCTTCTCAGACCATCGTTTTCGACTTGTCTCTTATCAGTCCCTCTTGGGTATTGCTTCAAATTATTTTCCTCTCGTCTGTTTTAAAAGATGTTTGAGCCAAGGATGCCCCACACTATGCTCAACTGATAACAGACCTTTTCCTGATTATTCCCCCAAAAAACCTACCATCAGAGACTCTGAATTTGTCCATCAGATCTCAACTGCTATAAAATTACGCCGCTCTGAGCCTCTTCGCCACATTCTAAAGCCTTATGAATCAAAGTTGAGGCCTGACCACCTAATTTGGGTTCTCATGAACATTAAGAATGATTATAAAttggttttagatttttttgacTGGGCATGCCTACGGAGAGACCCAACACTAGAAGCCCGTTGTATTGTTGTTCAAATTGCTGTGGCATCAAAGGATCTAAAAAAGGCCCATGCActtatttgtgatttttgggCAAAACCCAATCGAGATATTAGCTTCTCATACTCTCAATTTGTTGAGAGATTGATATACACTTATAAGGACTGGGGTTCAGATCCCTATGTATTTGATATATTCTTTCAAGTCCTTGTTGAAGCTGGGATGTTCAATGAAGCAGgaagattttttgaaaaattgttgAATTTTGGGTTAGTTGTCTCCACTGATTCTTGTAATTTATTTCTTACTCGTCTATCAATAAATTCTGATGGGATTGAGATGGCTATAAAGGTTTTTAATGAATATCCTGAAGTGGGTGTTTGCTGGAACGCTGCATCATATAATATCATAATTCATTCTCTTTGTcaattagagaaaataaaagaggcCCACAAGTTACTCCTTCAAATGGAGTTGAGGGGCTGTATGCCTGACGTAGTGAGTTATAGTACTATAATATGTGGTTATTGTCATGTTGGGGAACTTCAAAAGGTGCTGAAACTCatagaagaaatgaaaataaagggATTGAAGCCAAACCCTTATACCTACAACAGCTTAATACTTCTTCTATGCAAGACTGGTAAACTAGTTGAAGCAGAGAAGGTATTCAGAGAGATGATAAACCAGGGAATTGTTCCAGATAATGTGGTCTATACAACTCTTGTCAGTGGATTCTGTAAATTGGGGAATGTTCCGACTGCATATAGACTGTTTGATGAAATGCGGACAAGGAAAATTGTTCCTGATAGTATAACGTACACTGCTATTATCCATGGGTTTTGTCTGACCGGAAAAATGATGGAAGCAGTTAAGCTCTTCCATGAAATGGTTAGTAGAGGGTTCGAACCAGATGAAGTTACTTACACAGCACTTATTGATGGTTATTGTAAGGCAGGTGAGATGAAAGAGGCCTTTGATCTTCACAACCAGATGGTTCAGAGAGGGCTTACTCCAAATGTTGTCACTTACACTGCACTTGCTGATGGCCTCTGTAAAAGAGGTGAGTTAGACACTGCAAATGAGCTTCTTCATGAGATGAGTCAAAAGGGCCTCCAACTGAATATATACACTTACAACTCCATTATAAATGGTCTCTGTAAAGCAGGAAAACTAGCACAAGCAGTAAATCTGATGAAAGAAATGGAGGTGGCAGGCTTCCATCCTGATACTTTTACTTTTACTACTCTCATGGATACTTACTGTAAGATGGGGGAGATGGCTAAAGCACATGAGCTCCTGCGCGAGATGCTGGATAGGGGTCTTCAACCTACAGTTGTGACATTCAATGTGCTGATGAATGGGTTTTGCATGTCAGGAATGCTGGAAGATGGTGAGAGGCTGCTAAAATGGATGTTGGAGAAGGGTATAATGCCAAATGCCACCACCTTTAATTGTCTTATGAAGCAGTACTGTATTAGAAATAATATGCGTGCTACGACTGAGATTTATAAGAGCATGGGTGCTCAAAGAGTGATGCCTGATAACAACACCTATAACATTTTAATAAAAGGGCATTGCAAAGCTAGGAACATGAAAGAGGCGTGGTTTTTGCACAGAGAAATGGTTGAGAAGGGATTTAATGTTGCAGCTAGTTCCTACAATGCCCTTATCAGAGGTTTTCATAAGAGGAAAAAATTTATGGAGGCTAGGGAACTATTTGAAGAGATGAGAAAGCACGGGTTGACTGCAGAGAGAgaaatatataacatttttgtTGACATGAACTTTGAAGAAGGGAAAATGGAATTCACTCTTGAGCTCTGTGATGAAGCAATAGAGAAATGTCTAGTGGATACAGCCAAAAATGAAACGACATAA
- the LOC122310147 gene encoding scarecrow-like protein 14 has protein sequence MVGTGSRQSDKQIITEEADKPYKVTCYLGYKLFRCISCAHTVASGDQRTANELLKQIKQHSSPFGDGTQRLSHYFANALEVRLAGTRTPDYTPLVSNGTSAADILKAYRVYVTACPFKRMSNVFANRTIRKLVLSQKATRVHIIDFGILYGFQWPCLIQRLSERPGGPPKLRITGIELPQPGFWPAERVEETGRRLENYCKRFNVPFEYSNSTPNTHEYPKND, from the exons ATGGTGGGTACTGGAAGCAGACAAAGTGACAAACAAATCATTACTGAAGAAGCAGATAAACCATACAAAGTGACATGCTATCTTGGGTACAAGTTATTTCGGTGTATATCT TGTGCACATACTGTGGCGAGCGGTGACCAAAGAACTGCAAACGAACTGCTCAAGCAAATCAAGCAACACTCTTCTCCCTTTGGAGACGGAACACAGAGACTATCTCATTACTTCGCAAACGCCCTCGAGGTGCGGTTGGCGGGTACTAGGACACCTGATTACACACCCCTAGTGAGCAATGGGACATCGGCAGCTGATATCTTGAAAGCTTACCGGGTATATGTCACAGCATGCCCTTTCAAAAGGATGTCAAATGTCTTTGCTAATCGAACAATTAGGAAACTGGTGCTATCCCAGAAAGCAACAAGAGTGCATATCATTGATTTCGGCATTCTCTATGGTTTCCAATGGCCCTGTCTCATCCAACGTCTCTCTGAAAGACCTGGTGGCCCTCCCAAGCTTCGTATAACTGGGATTGAGCTTCCCCAACCGGGTTTTTGGCCTGCGGAAAGGGTTGAAGAGACAGGGCGTCGCTTGGAAAACTATTGCAAGAGATTCAATGTCCCTTTTGAATACAGTAACTCAACGCCAAACACACATGAATATCCCAAAAATGACTAA